A single genomic interval of Helianthus annuus cultivar XRQ/B chromosome 13, HanXRQr2.0-SUNRISE, whole genome shotgun sequence harbors:
- the LOC110901996 gene encoding uncharacterized protein LOC110901996: MSAPLGINCSAAPGSLQGFNLMPQMMAQMMASFAWQHFINQVLATQGNNNNNTGARVEENLSKPYKPSNLSCFSQQIAYYDFQTKIKMPSHIKTYDGTEDPEDHIQIFTGATRIEKWSNAECCLMFMQTLIGSARIWFNDLPARSIRSFDDLSKGFLANFSQQRRYIKDATVIFQIKQRDDESIREFIERYKKEGLTYVGADEKMRVVGFVNAITSKYLTRDFNKSLPKTLEEALERAKAHIRGEEAVNKKEQRKGDLAGEATVQLQKRETSIPMTDAKGVQSNEGLKAGTLQAGRRP; encoded by the coding sequence ATGAGTGCTCCTTTGGGGATAAACTGCTCTGCTGCacctggaagccttcaaggcttcaaccttatgCCTCAAATGATGGCTCAGATGATGGCCTCCTTCGCTTGGCAACACTTCATTAATCAAGTGCTGGCCACTCAagggaataacaacaacaacacgGGTGCAAGGGTAGAAGAGAATTTGTCCAAACCATACAAACCAAGTAATCTTTCGTGCTTCTCACAGCAAATAGCCTATTATGATTTTCAAACGAAAATCAAAATGCCGTCCCATATCAAGACATACGACGGAACCGAGGATCCAGAAGATCACATTCAAATCTTCACTGGTGCTACTAGAATTGAGAAATGGTCAAATGCCGAATGCTGCCTCATGTTTATGCAGACCCTCATAGGATCGGCCAGGATATGGTTCAACGATTTACCAGCCAgaagcattcgaagcttcgatGATCTGAGCAAAGGGTTTCTAGCCAATTTCTCACAACAAAGGCGGTACATCAAAGATGCTACGGTGATCTTTCAGATAAAACAAAGGGATGATGAAAGCATTCGAGAGTTCATAGAAAGGTATAAAAAGGAGGGTCTGACGTATGTGGGCGCGGATGAAAAGATGAGAGTAGTCGGTTTCGTGAATGCAATTACCTCCAAATACCTTACCAGGGATTTCAACAAGTCCCTGCCAAAAACCTTAGAAGAAGCTCTCGAAAGGGCCAAAGCCCACATCAGAGGAGAGGAGGCTGTAAACAAAAAAGAGCAAAGAAAAGGGGATCTAGCTGGCGAGGCAACAGTCCAGCTACAAAAAAGGGAAACTTCCATTCCTATGACAGACGCTAAAGGGGTTCAGAGCAACGAAGGTCTGAAGGCCGGGACCCTCCAAGCAGGGAGAAGGCCATAA